A portion of the Acidihalobacter yilgarnensis genome contains these proteins:
- a CDS encoding heavy metal-responsive transcriptional regulator: MREDITIGTLAGRAGLTAETLRYYERLGLIEPSRRTAANYRLYGVEAEQRLRFIRRAQTLGFSLGEIAQLLSLHAYPEADMVEVNTLAQGKIDEIQGKIDDLQRMKQGLEALTQQCPGHGTTADCPILGALIKQED; encoded by the coding sequence ATGCGCGAAGACATCACCATCGGCACCCTCGCAGGACGCGCCGGCCTTACGGCTGAAACGCTGCGCTACTACGAACGGCTCGGACTGATCGAGCCCAGCCGCCGCACTGCCGCCAACTACCGCCTATACGGCGTGGAGGCGGAACAGCGGTTACGCTTCATCCGCCGCGCCCAAACACTGGGGTTTTCGCTGGGAGAAATCGCCCAACTACTGTCGCTACATGCCTATCCCGAAGCGGACATGGTCGAAGTGAATACCCTTGCACAAGGCAAAATCGATGAAATTCAGGGCAAAATCGATGATCTCCAACGCATGAAACAAGGGCTGGAGGCATTGACTCAACAATGTCCGGGGCACGGCACCACCGCGGACTGTCCGATCTTGGGCGCCTTGATCAAGCAAGAGGACTGA
- a CDS encoding thioredoxin family protein, translating into MRFTPLTQFDFHHRLAEVPGTALVLFTAPGCGACRRMHTVLAALAPHHPDWRVFEVDAGQDLALTREFEVFHLPGLFLYRNGHYHAALETEAVPARVEAAVRLSSARPSEEMP; encoded by the coding sequence ATGCGTTTCACGCCTCTGACCCAATTCGATTTCCACCATCGCCTAGCCGAGGTGCCGGGTACGGCGCTGGTATTGTTCACCGCGCCCGGTTGTGGCGCCTGCCGGCGGATGCACACGGTATTGGCGGCATTGGCGCCGCATCATCCGGACTGGCGGGTGTTCGAGGTCGACGCTGGCCAGGATCTGGCGCTGACTCGTGAATTCGAAGTGTTCCACCTGCCCGGCCTGTTCCTGTATCGGAATGGGCATTACCACGCGGCGCTGGAGACAGAGGCCGTACCGGCACGCGTGGAAGCTGCGGTGCGGTTGTCGTCCGCCAGGCCTTCGGAGGAGATGCCGTGA
- a CDS encoding histidine phosphatase family protein, producing the protein MGELNAGDVTAVGDTAAAVTRPLEVTLLRHGEPMGGRRYRGDGVDDPLSELGWRQMWSALEFKGPWASVVTSPMRRAREFAEAYAGRNNLPLRVEAGLREIGMGEWEGRSPSEVAASDPAGYAAYYADPARGLPVGAEPLDAFYARVGSALDALDGPTPILVVAHAGVVRVALAHALEGSLAAMMRVKVPYAGLSRLTRDARGWTCTRTPEPDGRSESWTRGRVSAWISRGVTRAATCVCPKSSAP; encoded by the coding sequence ATGGGCGAGCTGAACGCTGGCGATGTCACTGCAGTGGGCGATACTGCCGCCGCCGTGACGCGGCCGCTCGAAGTGACACTCCTGCGACACGGCGAGCCGATGGGCGGGCGCCGTTATCGGGGTGATGGGGTAGACGATCCGCTAAGCGAATTGGGCTGGCGTCAAATGTGGTCGGCGTTGGAGTTTAAGGGGCCGTGGGCCAGCGTGGTGACTTCGCCGATGCGGCGCGCGCGCGAGTTTGCTGAGGCCTATGCCGGGCGTAATAATCTTCCGTTGCGCGTGGAGGCCGGTCTGCGTGAAATCGGCATGGGCGAATGGGAGGGCCGCAGTCCTAGTGAGGTGGCGGCAAGCGATCCGGCAGGTTATGCCGCCTATTATGCCGATCCCGCCCGCGGACTGCCTGTGGGTGCCGAGCCGCTCGATGCATTTTATGCCCGCGTCGGTAGCGCGCTCGATGCACTCGACGGGCCGACGCCGATCCTGGTGGTCGCACACGCTGGCGTGGTGCGAGTGGCCCTTGCCCACGCACTAGAGGGTTCGCTAGCCGCGATGATGCGAGTCAAGGTGCCTTACGCCGGGCTGAGTCGTTTAACGCGGGATGCCAGAGGTTGGACTTGCACTCGCACGCCGGAGCCTGATGGACGATCCGAATCATGGACGCGCGGGAGGGTGAGCGCATGGATATCAAGAGGAGTGACGAGAGCGGCGACCTGCGTTTGTCCGAAGTCATCGGCGCCTTGA
- the ampE gene encoding regulatory signaling modulator protein AmpE, protein MTLITLLLALALERFLGYMSDFRDPRRLNAYAERLSTLLDSIALKHPGLKLLLIVLPPILLVGWLQSWLSGVLLGLPGLIFGVAVLLYCLGPEDLEEEINNYVEAVAVGDEARQRRVAARLLGEVPPDEPVARARRVALAGFSESNDRLFTVIFWFVLLGPAAAVLYRLIHGLARLDPLATEETDAQASEEEGGSEPMREQLARVASGLAALMEWAPARLAALGYAVTGSFDHALVGLRERFWGGLPTCARAIVSCSARAVRVLCALMNCSTRRRTRRR, encoded by the coding sequence ATGACGCTGATTACCTTGCTCCTTGCGTTGGCATTGGAGCGTTTCCTCGGCTACATGAGCGATTTCCGCGATCCGCGGCGTCTTAACGCCTATGCCGAACGCTTATCCACACTGCTCGATTCCATCGCGCTCAAGCATCCTGGCCTCAAGCTGCTGTTGATCGTATTGCCGCCGATATTGCTGGTGGGTTGGTTGCAGTCCTGGCTGTCGGGTGTCCTGCTGGGTTTGCCGGGACTTATCTTCGGCGTCGCGGTATTGCTTTACTGCCTTGGTCCGGAAGATCTGGAGGAGGAGATCAACAACTACGTCGAGGCCGTGGCGGTGGGAGACGAGGCGCGTCAGCGCCGAGTGGCCGCACGTCTGCTCGGTGAGGTGCCACCGGATGAGCCCGTCGCGCGGGCGCGGCGGGTGGCGCTCGCGGGATTTTCCGAATCCAACGATCGCCTGTTCACCGTGATCTTCTGGTTCGTGCTCCTCGGGCCGGCTGCTGCGGTGTTGTACCGCCTGATACACGGCCTCGCACGGTTGGATCCGCTTGCAACCGAGGAGACCGACGCTCAGGCCTCGGAGGAGGAGGGCGGTTCGGAACCGATGCGCGAACAATTGGCTCGCGTGGCCTCCGGCCTGGCCGCGCTGATGGAGTGGGCCCCAGCCCGACTCGCCGCACTGGGCTATGCCGTGACCGGTAGCTTCGATCACGCCCTGGTCGGTTTGCGCGAGCGTTTCTGGGGGGGCTTGCCAACCTGCGCGAGGGCAATCGTGTCCTGCTCAGCGAGAGCGGTGCGGGTGCTGTGCGCCTTGATGAACTGCTCGACGAGGAGGCGGACGCGGCGACGCTGA
- a CDS encoding HD-GYP domain-containing protein, with protein MDIKRSDESGDLRLSEVIGALSHALDMTEGQPPGHCLRCCWIGMHIGAEMALSGTERADLYYTLLLKDAGCSSNAARLWELYGGDDRLIKEDFKRIDSQSILQLGRFVLNHAAPSAALRERFHRVLNLVRHGNDLATELVATRCERGADIALQLGFSAAVADGIRSLDEHWNGQGRPRGLIGEAIPLQARIALIAQVIDVFHLSGGPDAALAEVRGRAGQWFDPALTAALERVSRQPGFWMGLADAGIPQRVADLEPAESVMLVDEDRLDGIAAAFGQVVDAKSPYTYGHSARVARFAEAIASRFELPPARRRWLRRGALLHDIGKLGVSNGVLDKPGALDANEWEQMRAHARYTEEILARIGLFGELAKVAGAHHERLDGKGYPHGLMAEEISLETRIITTADIFDAITAERPYRGAIPVPEALRIMRSQIGNALDGCCLDALESVLPALDLA; from the coding sequence ATGGATATCAAGAGGAGTGACGAGAGCGGCGACCTGCGTTTGTCCGAAGTCATCGGCGCCTTGAGCCATGCCTTGGATATGACCGAGGGGCAGCCTCCTGGCCATTGCCTGCGCTGCTGTTGGATAGGCATGCACATCGGTGCCGAGATGGCGCTCTCCGGTACCGAGCGCGCAGATCTGTATTACACCCTGTTGCTCAAAGATGCTGGATGCAGCAGTAATGCCGCCCGCCTGTGGGAGCTATACGGAGGCGATGATCGTCTGATCAAGGAGGATTTCAAGCGGATCGATTCGCAGAGCATATTGCAACTCGGGCGCTTCGTGCTGAACCACGCGGCACCTAGCGCTGCGCTGCGCGAGCGTTTCCATCGCGTGTTGAATTTGGTACGGCATGGCAACGATCTGGCGACCGAGTTGGTGGCTACGCGCTGCGAACGCGGTGCCGATATCGCCTTGCAACTCGGTTTCTCGGCGGCCGTAGCCGATGGTATTCGGTCGCTTGACGAACATTGGAATGGTCAGGGACGTCCACGCGGTTTGATCGGTGAAGCCATTCCCCTGCAAGCGCGGATTGCGCTGATCGCTCAGGTTATCGATGTTTTCCATTTAAGCGGCGGACCAGATGCGGCGCTGGCAGAAGTGCGTGGTCGGGCCGGACAGTGGTTCGACCCGGCGCTGACGGCTGCGCTGGAGCGGGTTTCGCGACAGCCAGGATTCTGGATGGGGTTGGCGGATGCGGGGATACCCCAGCGCGTGGCCGATCTCGAACCGGCTGAATCGGTGATGTTGGTTGACGAGGATCGCCTGGATGGGATCGCCGCGGCCTTCGGGCAGGTGGTGGATGCCAAGAGTCCTTACACCTACGGGCACAGTGCACGCGTGGCGCGCTTTGCCGAGGCGATTGCCAGCCGTTTCGAGCTACCACCGGCGCGACGTCGCTGGCTGCGCCGCGGAGCTCTGCTCCATGACATCGGCAAGCTCGGAGTGAGTAATGGTGTTTTGGATAAACCGGGAGCGCTGGATGCCAATGAGTGGGAACAGATGCGTGCGCATGCGCGTTATACCGAGGAGATTCTCGCGCGCATCGGGCTATTCGGCGAGCTGGCGAAGGTGGCCGGGGCGCACCACGAACGGTTGGACGGCAAGGGTTATCCTCATGGGTTGATGGCCGAGGAGATCAGCCTGGAGACGCGTATCATTACCACCGCCGACATCTTCGACGCAATCACGGCCGAGCGTCCTTACCGGGGGGCGATTCCGGTTCCTGAGGCACTGCGTATCATGCGTAGCCAGATCGGCAATGCCCTCGACGGATGTTGCCTCGATGCATTGGAATCGGTCTTGCCGGCGCTCGATCTGGCTTGA
- the ampD gene encoding 1,6-anhydro-N-acetylmuramyl-L-alanine amidase AmpD, translated as MTGLTEGATWRTSPNADERPAGAVPELVVIHNISLPPGEFGGPWIDALFTNRLPARHHPYFAAIADLQVSAHAMIRRDGELIQYVPWHRRAWHAGLSCWNGRERCNDFSVGIELEGTDDQPYEPAQYRRLIELLVALFEAYPTLVPERVVGHADISPGRKTDPGESFDWRRLRAELGKQLASAE; from the coding sequence ATGACAGGTCTGACCGAGGGTGCGACCTGGCGCACCTCGCCAAATGCCGACGAGCGGCCTGCGGGGGCGGTGCCGGAGCTGGTGGTGATACACAATATCAGCCTGCCACCCGGAGAATTCGGTGGGCCGTGGATCGATGCCCTGTTCACCAACCGCCTGCCGGCCCGACATCATCCCTATTTTGCAGCCATTGCCGATCTGCAGGTCTCGGCGCATGCCATGATCAGACGCGATGGTGAGCTGATACAGTATGTCCCTTGGCACCGGCGTGCCTGGCACGCCGGTCTGTCCTGTTGGAACGGCCGCGAGCGCTGTAACGATTTTTCCGTCGGCATCGAGCTGGAAGGTACGGACGACCAACCCTACGAACCGGCGCAGTACAGGCGATTGATCGAGCTGCTGGTCGCGTTGTTCGAGGCTTATCCCACACTCGTGCCGGAACGCGTGGTTGGACATGCGGACATTTCTCCAGGGCGCAAAACGGACCCTGGCGAGAGTTTCGATTGGCGGCGCCTGCGCGCCGAGCTGGGCAAGCAGCTTGCAAGCGCCGAGTAA